In a genomic window of Myxococcus fulvus:
- a CDS encoding TIGR04563 family protein has product MATTDHRKQSLYFPEDMLEEIQREATRQDRSLSWIVQQAWKVARAEIRRMPSVNDVLSAPARPAAVAASPAATPAATATLTAAAPNPDEPKS; this is encoded by the coding sequence ATGGCCACCACCGACCATCGCAAGCAAAGCCTCTACTTCCCCGAGGACATGCTGGAGGAGATCCAGCGTGAGGCCACGCGGCAGGACCGCTCCCTGTCGTGGATCGTCCAGCAGGCGTGGAAGGTGGCGCGTGCCGAGATTCGGAGGATGCCGTCGGTCAACGACGTGCTGAGCGCGCCTGCCCGTCCCGCCGCCGTCGCGGCGAGCCCGGCGGCGACACCCGCGGCCACCGCCACGCTGACGGCGGCCGCTCCGAACCCGGACGAGCCGAAGTCCTGA
- a CDS encoding TIGR04563 family protein gives MAGTDKRKQSLYFPEEMLKEIQEEANRQDRSLSWVVQQAWKIARERIKSFPAVNDVTGDERQDPREE, from the coding sequence ATGGCAGGCACCGACAAGCGCAAGCAGTCGCTGTACTTCCCCGAGGAGATGCTGAAGGAGATTCAGGAAGAAGCGAACCGACAGGACCGCTCTCTTTCCTGGGTTGTCCAGCAGGCGTGGAAGATCGCCCGCGAGCGCATCAAGTCGTTCCCCGCCGTCAACGACGTGACTGGCGACGAGCGCCAGGACCCGCGCGAGGAGTAG
- a CDS encoding 5'-nucleotidase C-terminal domain-containing protein, translating to MPLPKSLVAALACALASPLAGCISYNDSCQPLVADPDAVVGYLGQDVLLDKPFVWHDNNALAQAAADAFRHAEDGSARPAVLGVINGGSLRAEGLCFTRQALRKGPLTDGVLHEVILFENLVVSVDLTETELVKMMENSVGSLYREGELIASPSGAFLHLSEGTTMHVNCANPRGQRVEALTVNGQSVPLPPRDDASIRYRVAMPSFLLGGGDGYGEAFGNAGQNPDRFPVQARKLGGTDANITSAYLREMHPSPEQSLTEKPRITFSNCARPARPAGG from the coding sequence ATGCCACTGCCCAAGTCCCTCGTCGCAGCGCTCGCGTGCGCCCTGGCCTCGCCCCTGGCCGGGTGCATCTCCTACAACGACTCCTGCCAGCCGCTCGTCGCGGACCCCGACGCCGTCGTCGGCTACCTGGGCCAGGACGTGCTGCTCGACAAGCCCTTCGTCTGGCACGACAACAACGCGCTGGCGCAGGCCGCGGCGGACGCGTTCCGTCACGCGGAGGACGGCTCGGCCCGGCCCGCGGTGCTGGGCGTCATCAACGGCGGCTCCCTGCGCGCGGAGGGCCTGTGCTTCACGCGCCAGGCGCTGCGCAAGGGCCCGCTCACCGACGGCGTGCTGCACGAGGTCATCCTCTTCGAGAACCTCGTGGTGTCCGTGGACCTCACCGAGACGGAGCTCGTGAAGATGATGGAGAACAGCGTGGGCAGCCTCTATCGGGAAGGGGAGCTCATCGCGTCACCCTCCGGCGCGTTCCTGCACCTGTCCGAGGGCACCACCATGCACGTCAACTGCGCGAACCCGCGGGGCCAGCGCGTGGAGGCGCTGACGGTGAACGGGCAAAGCGTGCCCCTGCCGCCGCGCGACGACGCGAGCATCCGCTACCGCGTGGCCATGCCCAGCTTCCTGCTCGGCGGCGGTGACGGCTACGGGGAGGCGTTCGGCAACGCGGGGCAGAACCCGGACCGCTTCCCGGTGCAGGCGCGGAAGCTGGGAGGAACGGACGCGAACATCACCTCGGCGTACCTGCGGGAGATGCACCCCTCACCCGAGCAGTCGCTCACCGAGAAGCCGCGAATCACGTTCTCGAACTGCGCACGACCCGCGCGGCCCGCCGGAGGTTGA